ACCTTCCAAGATCAAGACAATTAAGGAGTTAATTCCACCGAAGACAAAGAAAGAAGTTATTAGTTTCTTTGGAAGGTTGAAATACATTAGTCGGTTCATGTCTCAATCCACTATTCGGTTTGAGCCTATAttcaagttgttgaagaaagaTAATTTGACAATGTGGACCAAAGAATGTCAGACTATTTTTGATGCCATCAAGAACTATTTTTCAACCCATAAATTTGTATTCCTCCACGAGAAGGAAGTCCATTGTTGCTGTTTTTGTCTATCTCATATAACTTGTTGGATGTGTGGTTGGTCAACATGATGAGACAGGGAAGAAAGAGTGAAATATTTACTAACTTAGTAAAAAATTCACTCCATACGAGGCTCATTATACTCTTTTGGAGAGAATGTGTTgtgatttgacttggattgcTTCGAagttgagacattatttgtgTTGTTATACCACATACCTCATTTCTAGAATTGACCAATAGAAGCATATTTTTACGAAAGCGATGCCAACCGGAAATTTGGCTAAATGATAAATGATTTTGAGTGAATTTAATATTGTGTATCTGTCTAAGAAGGTTATAACAGCACAAGACATAGCTGACCATCTTGGAGAAAATATAgttgatgaagaatatgaaactCTCAAGACTTATTTCCCAAATGAAGAGGTATTACTTGTGGATGAAGATATTTCTGAAACATACCTTGGTTTGATAGTAttatttgatggagaaaaaaatCACCTAGGGAAATGTATTGAAGCATTCTTAGTGTCAGAATCTGGTTACCACTATCTTATGGTGGATAAACTCCGATTTGATTGCACTAATACTATGGTTGAATCAGAAGCATGCATTCTTGGGTTGAAGATGGCCATTGACATGAACGTCCAGGAGCTTCTGGTTATTAGATATTCAGACATGTTGATTCATCACGTTCAAGGTGAATAGGTCGTGAAGAACTGAAAGATTACATTGTACGTGCCATATATACGGAAGTTGTGCAAGAGATTTTGCATGATTGAGTTCAGACACTCCAAAAAGACAGAATGAGTTCAGACTTAAACCCAAAAGAAATAATGAGTTTGCTGATACTCTTGCCACCATCGCCTCAATGATTAAACATCCAGATACTGATTATATCGATCCTATGGATATACAAGTAAAGAAGAAACCAGTCCATTGTTCACATGTTGAACCGAAACGAGACGGTTTGCCGTAGTATCTTTATATTAAGTAGTATTTAGAGACTGGGACTTATCCTGAGAATGCAATATTCAACCAGAAGAAGTCGATAAGTGGTATGACCCTCAACTTCTTTCTAAGTGGGGAAATTCTTTATAGGAGGACTCGACATTTAGATATTCTCAAATTCATTGATGCTGCCGAAGCTGCAAACGATTCTTGAACAAATACGTGTTTGAATTTAAGGTACTCATATGAATGGACTCACTCTAGAAAGGAAGATCTTTagagaaatttatttttggattACTATGGAGCATGATTGTTGCAAATTTTTACAGAAATGTCATAAATGTAAAGTGCATAGTGATTTTGATGCGAGTGCCGCCTCTCGAACTCAATGCTATGAATTCTCCTTGGCCCTCTGTAGTGTGTAAAGGGATATTATTTGTCCAATAGAGCTAGACAGCTTTAACAgacacaaatttattttattttccattgACTACTTCACCATATGGGGTGAAGCAGCTTCTTACAAGTCAGTGACAAAGAAAgttgaaattgattttcttcACAACAATCTAATATGAAGGTTCAGCTTACCAAAATCTATCATTACTGATAACGGTGTGaatctcaacagtcacttgatgagagatattTGTGAGCAGCTTAAGGTTACTCACCAAAACTCAACCTCTTATCATCATCAAATGAATGGAGTCGTAGAGGTCGTCAATAATAACATCATGAGATTTTGAGAAAGATGATTAAGAATCAACGAGGTTGGCATGAGATATTTCTATATGCTTTGTTGGGTTATCAAACAAATGTTAGGACGTCGATAGGGGCTACTCCATACTTGTTAGTATATGGAACAACAAAAGTCATACCTACTGATGTTGAAATATTGTCCTTTGAATCAACCATGAAGAAAATTTAAGTAATCTAGAGTAGGTCCGCAAGATAATTAAGCAGTAAACATTGATTTATAAAAAGAGAATAATTCTTGTTTGTCATGGCCGATATTATCGACAAAGAATTATTTGCACTTTCCACAAAAGAGTGAGAGCTGGAATTTATGAAATTGGTCAATTGTTCCTTGAACACATTTTTCCTCATTTCGATTAGTACAAAGGTAAATTTCCATAAAATTTCAAAGGCCTTACATGCTTCGCAAAGTATTTTTTGGAGGTTCTTTGGTCGTATCAGATATGGATGGCACCAAATGATCCAAACCGATTAACTCATATGCTTTCAAAGGTATTATATGTTAATTTTCAGTTtgtatatatgttatttaattgTAATTGTTCCATTTTTCTTGTAATCGTTCTACTTTAAAGTCCTATCCCTCTTGTAACGAATGACGTCTGACTTGtactttaaaaattatatatgtaggcggcctatgtcggacTTGGTCAcacattttttccattttaatgtttctttttatttgaactatgtttgacagaattctcaagaatgagatatgtAGGTCGCCTATGTCAGCCACGGTCGGtttctttataaatttcatattgttgTTAACCTTTGAGGGGAAATTATGTTTCACGTGATTCGTccctcaacgggatacgtaggcgctaCAACGGTTTGGTCATATCTCCTGTAAGATTTATATTTCGCTTCAATGTAGAAACTGAGACATAATTTTTTCGAAAAACTCAAAACTTCTCGAGAAGAAAAGTTTTTCTTCAACAAGTTATGACTGAAGTTATTTTGAGAGATTTACATCTGGGACAGAAATTTCAAAAGTATCTCAAATATTTTGTGATTTTCTCACCAACAGTTGAAGTTAATCCAAGACAGTTAACTAGGATAGAAATTTCGAGGATAgcctcaaaatttcaacataGTTCATCGATAGTTTAGAGTAACCTGAATGCTTCCctataacacttcaaaaatataagacgtgttctagagcctagcATAAGTATAAAAAAGTTTACACACTACTTAAGGGTCTATACAGATGAATACAAGTCACTTAGGAAGTCTTGAAAccaaaacgttcaagaacgtccatgcactagttcaatgaggtactagtgtggcttagcctatttcactagattttaggagttgaaaaataatgaaaattggtggaatgGTGTCTAACACATATTAAAGTTAGTTCATAGTCGAAACGTCCAAGCACGACTCCCCTAGGATCAACCAAGGGCCGTTGAGGTGAACCCTTTAAATTTGAGGTCAAAGGACTTCCTAAAGCAGTGTGCACAGATGAGTTCCATCGACGGGGAATGTGACCATCAATGCGGCGTCGATATCCACCATAAGTGGTAACTTAGAAAAAATTGGAAGGGACATTTTGAAAACTCTATAAACATACCAACAATTGTGCAGCACAGAAGGGGGACTGGTCGTCGATTGACCCACCATCCGTCGATCGTGCTGTCTTTTGTGAGGAGTGATATTCACTGCATATTTCCACCTAGGTTAATAAATTAATTGTGTTATTTAGgaagttaattaggggttaggggagatgtaattaagttagttaacccCTATATAAATACCTAACCTAATTagcctaaccaaaactctcataATATctaaacccaaaactctcttccttctcttctttttctctcccatagaaaccaccattgaagacaaagaTAGAGGTGTTTCAAGGGAGAAAAGGGTCAATTTCCTCTATAAATGTGCATTAATTAGTAAAGTATAGGATCTCTTTAACCTTTAAGACCTCTTTACTCAGAGGGTTCaatcaaattgatttgaaaagttGGTTTTCAAGTGTgtttcatccaatctcgaaatttatattatgaaatttatttgtttatgatttattttggatgttataaatatattaacaggtattttaactcaattatgttatatcttgatAAATTCGTCTAAATTGTAGAAGATGATGTAttacccttaaccctaggttatgatgtTGATGTGACATGAGTAAtcttggttcaattgaattggttat
The nucleotide sequence above comes from Solanum pennellii chromosome 9, SPENNV200. Encoded proteins:
- the LOC107030017 gene encoding uncharacterized protein LOC107030017, which encodes MILSEFNIVYLSKKVITAQDIADHLGENIVDEEYETLKTYFPNEEVLLVDEDISETYLGLIVLFDGEKNHLGKCIEAFLVSESGYHYLMVDKLRFDCTNTMVESEACILGLKMAIDMNVQELLVIRYSDMLIHHVQDTPKRQNEFRLKPKRNNEFADTLATIASMIKHPDTDYIDPMDIQVKKKPVHCSHVEPKRDGLP